A stretch of the Marivirga tractuosa DSM 4126 genome encodes the following:
- a CDS encoding M20 family metallopeptidase, protein MKLNFLMLCVVFFTTPALAQLSSEPQVLPESVGLNQSIDLLSSYIQRESVSGNEKEAAIFLEDYILTTDLHLKVFSDFSDNYNLAASLYPLDSEKPNIILQSHIDVVPVEDLDDWEHDPYSGHFDGEYIHGRGALDAKGLGIMQLKALEAFQQDYDTTDLPFNVTVLFLSAEETGGDKGARYLMKNFEKELNAVVVLGEGGAGYQNVLKNKPEKVVFGVSIAEKQSLWLQLKINSNSAGHGATPSKDYANIQLINSLNKLTNRKVLLLFNRSTRRMFRSLGRAEGGIRGFFIRNINWSILAPFVRKQIEREPFLSSLLTNTVTVTNIYNPPGPPNQISNSATAVLDCRLVPGTSSKSFIRYIERKLDNDNIKVSVLSESPEAQPSRLNKFYRALEDAIAISYPDAETIPFLFPATSDNSLFRSYDIPSYGLIPSVVTERDINSIHSNNERISLDVFKSGIVIYYNFLKEIQLKEPFSLFGNDDDESE, encoded by the coding sequence ATGAAGCTAAACTTTTTGATGCTATGCGTTGTATTTTTTACCACACCCGCTTTAGCTCAATTAAGCAGCGAACCGCAGGTTTTGCCCGAATCTGTAGGATTGAACCAGTCCATCGATTTACTTTCATCTTATATCCAACGGGAAAGCGTTTCGGGCAATGAAAAAGAAGCTGCCATCTTTCTTGAAGATTATATTTTAACTACAGATTTACACCTTAAGGTATTTTCTGATTTTTCTGATAATTACAATTTGGCTGCTTCTCTTTATCCCTTAGATAGTGAAAAACCGAATATAATTCTTCAGAGTCATATTGATGTAGTTCCTGTTGAAGATTTGGATGATTGGGAGCATGATCCTTATAGCGGGCATTTTGATGGGGAATATATCCATGGAAGAGGTGCATTAGATGCAAAAGGATTGGGAATTATGCAATTAAAAGCGTTGGAAGCCTTCCAACAAGATTATGACACCACTGATTTACCTTTTAATGTGACTGTATTATTCCTTTCTGCAGAAGAAACAGGTGGTGATAAAGGTGCTCGCTACCTAATGAAGAATTTTGAAAAGGAATTAAATGCGGTAGTAGTACTAGGAGAAGGAGGAGCTGGTTATCAGAATGTATTGAAGAACAAGCCTGAAAAGGTAGTTTTTGGAGTTTCAATAGCTGAAAAACAAAGTCTATGGCTACAATTAAAAATCAATAGCAATTCTGCAGGGCATGGTGCCACACCTTCAAAGGATTATGCTAATATTCAATTGATCAACAGTTTAAATAAATTGACCAATAGAAAGGTCTTGTTATTGTTTAATCGAAGTACTAGGCGAATGTTTAGAAGCTTGGGAAGAGCTGAAGGAGGAATCAGGGGCTTCTTTATTCGAAATATTAATTGGTCTATTTTGGCTCCCTTTGTGCGCAAACAAATTGAAAGAGAGCCTTTCCTGTCCTCTTTGCTAACTAATACAGTAACAGTTACTAATATTTACAATCCACCAGGCCCCCCCAACCAAATTAGTAATTCTGCTACAGCCGTTTTGGATTGCAGACTAGTTCCTGGAACATCATCCAAAAGTTTTATTCGCTATATTGAAAGAAAATTAGATAATGACAATATTAAAGTTTCGGTTCTTTCGGAAAGCCCAGAGGCGCAACCATCACGCTTGAACAAATTTTACAGAGCATTAGAAGATGCCATTGCCATTAGTTATCCAGACGCTGAAACAATTCCATTTTTATTTCCAGCAACAAGTGACAATAGTCTGTTTCGTTCTTACGATATTCCTTCTTACGGCTTGATTCCTTCAGTAGTGACAGAACGGGATATCAATAGCATTCATAGCAATAATGAGAGAATAAGTTTGGATGTATTCAAGTCTGGAATAGTTATTTATTATAACTTTTTGAAAGAAATCCAGTTGAAAGAACCATTTTCCTTATTTGGTAATGACGATGACGAATCAGAATAG
- a CDS encoding DUF2452 domain-containing protein, with protein MSESGKKIDIDKIDLEKMKEGTSDKPGTIAFPHHSGSAIIKPTDRGKIKGRAVSAMHEQTDRQMTQLYEQMQLLAKQANDLKSRVEISERIYLAKINFEPLINHTYYMYEGAYGKDVLSLIAPGEWGRSQKSMKYLATVKLLADHTWEVIEKAP; from the coding sequence ATGAGCGAATCTGGCAAGAAAATAGACATTGATAAAATCGATTTGGAAAAAATGAAGGAGGGCACTTCTGATAAGCCTGGGACTATCGCCTTTCCCCATCATTCTGGTAGTGCCATCATTAAACCTACTGATAGAGGTAAAATAAAAGGTCGTGCTGTTTCCGCTATGCATGAGCAGACCGATAGGCAAATGACTCAGCTCTATGAGCAAATGCAATTGTTGGCAAAGCAAGCCAACGACCTCAAAAGCCGAGTAGAAATTTCTGAACGCATCTATTTAGCGAAAATCAATTTTGAACCACTGATTAATCATACTTATTACATGTATGAAGGTGCATACGGAAAAGACGTCTTGTCTTTAATTGCACCAGGAGAGTGGGGTAGAAGCCAGAAAAGTATGAAGTATTTAGCAACTGTAAAGTTGTTGGCTGATCATACTTGGGAGGTAATTGAGAAAGCCCCCTAG
- a CDS encoding aspartate/glutamate racemase family protein yields the protein MKTLGLIGGTSWHATVEYYSQINQKVGEVIGKQANPELIIYSINIELMREQNKEKIQKKYLEVCKKLQEAGADGIIICANTPHMIYDYVQPKIDAPILHIGIATGRAAQDADLKTLGLLGNKPTMKGKFISSVLENDFGMKVIIPEGDDLDQSHHYVSKELTQGIFSEQAKAFYLDQIKELKRKGADGIILGCTELPILLKGIKADLPLLATTDLHIEMAVNFILENNL from the coding sequence ATGAAAACTTTAGGACTAATTGGTGGAACTTCCTGGCATGCCACTGTAGAATATTATAGCCAAATCAATCAGAAAGTTGGAGAAGTAATTGGCAAACAAGCTAATCCTGAACTAATTATTTACAGCATTAATATAGAGTTAATGCGAGAGCAGAATAAAGAAAAAATTCAGAAGAAATATCTTGAAGTCTGCAAGAAACTGCAAGAAGCAGGGGCAGATGGTATCATAATTTGTGCCAATACGCCTCATATGATTTACGATTATGTGCAGCCTAAAATTGATGCTCCTATACTTCATATCGGCATTGCAACCGGTAGGGCAGCACAGGATGCTGATCTCAAAACTTTGGGTTTACTGGGTAATAAACCGACCATGAAAGGCAAATTTATCTCCTCAGTATTAGAAAATGATTTTGGGATGAAAGTCATAATTCCAGAAGGTGACGATTTAGATCAATCTCATCATTATGTATCTAAAGAATTAACACAAGGTATATTTTCTGAACAGGCTAAAGCATTTTATCTAGACCAAATAAAGGAATTGAAAAGGAAAGGTGCAGATGGAATCATTCTAGGTTGTACGGAATTACCGATTTTACTAAAAGGAATTAAAGCTGATTTGCCACTATTGGCCACTACTGATTTACATATTGAAATGGCCGTTAATTTTATTCTAGAAAACAATTTATAG